The Rhodopirellula islandica sequence AGTTTGTCGTCGGAACGGATTTCTTTCAGTGCGGCTCTCCCGTCCATGCGGGGCATATTGAGATCCAGCAGAATGAGATCAGGGCGCACTGCCTCTTTGTATTTGCCTTCCTTTCGAAGGAACTGGAGGACTTCTTCTCCATCCCAAACGTGGTGAATGTTGCTGCGGAGTTCGCCTTGCTGCAGAGCATCGATGGTCAGTTCCGCATCGGTTTCGCTGTCTTCGGCCAAGAGGATGTCGATGGGCTTTCCTTGATTCAACATGTGGAGGTTTTGCATTGGAAGTGGAGTGCTAGCAGGTACGCAGGTGTCATCGGGTCGGTGAGCCGCCTGGCGTTCGCCACGGTTCCCACGCACAACCGGGGCGAACGCCCAAACGGCTCACGGGATTCAACCCAATCATTCCTGCCCACCTGCTTGGATGTTGTTGGGTTGGATGTTGTTGGGAAGAGAAATTCGGAAGGAAGTTCCTACGCCCTCTTCGGAGACCAGCGAGATGGTGCCGTGGTGGCGTTCGACGATTCGTTTGCACAGGGCCAAGCCAATGCCTGTGCCCGGAATTTGTTCTCGGCGGTGAAGGCGTTTGAAAAGTTCAAAAACCTGGTCGTGGTGCTTTTCTGCAATCCCGATCCCTTGGTCAGTGACTGTGATCAGGTGCTGCGATTGATCGGTCTGGCAGTCGATCGCGATCTTTGCTGTTTCGCCTGGTTTGCGGAATTTGATCGCATTGCCAATCAAGTTTTGAAACAGTTCTGCCAAGAAACCTGCGTGGCCGTGAACGGTTCCCAGTTCCGCGACCAGGATTTCGGGAGAGGTGTCTTGGATCAATTGAGAAAGGTTTTGAAGGGCGGTGTCGACGCAGGGTTTGAGTTCGATTTCCGCGAATTCCAGTTCCGATTGCCCGACTCGAGACAGACTCAAAATATCGTCGATCAGTGCTTTCATGCGACCCACACCGGCGATGATGTGCTTGAGGTAGCCCTGGCCTTTTTCATCGAGCGAAGCGGCGTGCCGCTGTTGCAACAGTTGGCTGAATCCGGTGATCGCCCGCAGGGGTTCCTGCAAATCATGCGACGCGGCAGACGCAAACCGCTGAAGTTCGCGATTGCTCTCTTGCAGTTCCTGCTCGTACTTTTTTCTGTCTTCCACATTGAAGATGGTACCCGCGGTCCGGATTGGGCTTCCTGATCGGTCAAACAGCGTGTGAGCATGCACGCGATACCACTGACAATGCCCGTCTCGATGACGAATCCGCACATCGATGCTGAAGGGAACGCGGGAATCGAGTTGCGTGGTGAGATTCTCTAAGAACAAGGCGAGGTCGTCTGGATGAAGACGGTCGCGGATTGCATGGAAATTCTCAGCGAAGGATTGCCGGTCAGTGCCCTCGTAACCGAGCATTTGACGGAATTTGGGTCCGTACTGGACCTCGTCGGTTTGTCGATTCCAATTCCAAATGCCCCCACTTTCACCCAACAGCTGAATGTAGACCACCTGATTCTGCAGGTCTTTCAAATGTTGGCGGATACTCACCGCCGACAAGGTGATCGCGGTGCCGATTCCGAGAAGGATGTTGAGAAGCATCAGCGTTTGCGTGTGCTTTTCAAGTCGTTCGGCTTCGACGCGACAGGATTGATGAAGGGAATGCATGGTCGCCTCCAACTCGTTGAGAGTCGAAGTGTCGTTGAAACGAACAGCAGCATCGATTTCACGGGCCGTGGCATTGTTGTCCGCCATGGTGCGGACGACGATCAACTGCCCCGCGTATTGCGCGATCATGCGTGTGGTTTGTGGAAGCGGAGCACCTTGAATCGGGCCTTGATCAATCCGTTCCAATTCGCGAATCAGCCGGTTTGCATTCCTCGCGTTTTGGAGGGCTTTCTCGTAGTGCTCTGGCTCATCTGGGCGCAGCACGTAGTTCTTGAAGTTGTGGATCAGCCCTCCGTAACCGATCTCATGTTCAAGACGTTCGGTGGTGTCAGTCACTTTCGCCGCCAGCTCGTTGACGGCATGACGCTGTTGTTCAACCGAGATCATGTAAAAGCTGATGATCGACACGGTAGCAATGCAGAGGCCAATGCATAGAACGAGCGTGGATGTACGCATTGGATGGATTGCCGCGGGTTGTTTGTACCGAAACTTCTGCATTTTGTTGCGTGCCGCAAGCAAACGCAAGTGATGGCGTTGGCCGTGCATCTTGTTCGTTCATTGATCGGCGCCCCGAAGGGTTCCCGCGATGCTCATTCCCTCCACCTTTCTCAATGGATGGTGCGGCGTGTCAATTCGACGCAGCCGTGTTTGTCCTTGGTCACGACATGCGATGATGGCAACGGTTGTGCCACCACGCCGCCAAAGCGAGCTTCCGTGACAAGCACGGGCCGTCGGTGAATCAGGCAAATGACCGAGTAACAAATTTGAGCAGCCAGTTCTGGTTCTTCGGGGTAGTTGTAACAGAGGCCTCCAGAAGCACTTGTGTTTCCAAATGCCAAGCGACGCCCATCGCCATCTTCTGCGAGGCTC is a genomic window containing:
- a CDS encoding sensor histidine kinase; the encoded protein is MSIISFYMISVEQQRHAVNELAAKVTDTTERLEHEIGYGGLIHNFKNYVLRPDEPEHYEKALQNARNANRLIRELERIDQGPIQGAPLPQTTRMIAQYAGQLIVVRTMADNNATAREIDAAVRFNDTSTLNELEATMHSLHQSCRVEAERLEKHTQTLMLLNILLGIGTAITLSAVSIRQHLKDLQNQVVYIQLLGESGGIWNWNRQTDEVQYGPKFRQMLGYEGTDRQSFAENFHAIRDRLHPDDLALFLENLTTQLDSRVPFSIDVRIRHRDGHCQWYRVHAHTLFDRSGSPIRTAGTIFNVEDRKKYEQELQESNRELQRFASAASHDLQEPLRAITGFSQLLQQRHAASLDEKGQGYLKHIIAGVGRMKALIDDILSLSRVGQSELEFAEIELKPCVDTALQNLSQLIQDTSPEILVAELGTVHGHAGFLAELFQNLIGNAIKFRKPGETAKIAIDCQTDQSQHLITVTDQGIGIAEKHHDQVFELFKRLHRREQIPGTGIGLALCKRIVERHHGTISLVSEEGVGTSFRISLPNNIQPNNIQAGGQE
- a CDS encoding response regulator encodes the protein MLNQGKPIDILLAEDSETDAELTIDALQQGELRSNIHHVWDGEEVLQFLRKEGKYKEAVRPDLILLDLNMPRMDGRAALKEIRSDDKLKSIPVVVLTTSSHDCDIDESYGLAANNYIVKPVDLVQFFDVIQSVQHFWANVVKLPSK